Below is a window of Dissulfuribacter thermophilus DNA.
CAATTCACTGTAACAAAAGGTCCCTTGGCCCTTGGGCTGTTGTAGTGGATGGCCTTTGCAATCATGCTTTTGCCTGTGCCGCTTTCCCCACGCAACAGCACAGTGGCATTACTTTGAGATACCCTGTGGGCCATTTCAAAGACCTCTTGCATTCTGGTGCTTTTGCCTATGAGTTTTCCGAAACTGTAGCGTTCCTTTAGGGCTATTTTTAATTGTCTGTTTTCCTCTAGTAGGTTTTCACGTTCGTAATTTGCCTCTTGAAGCTTTTTGACACTTTGCGCAATAAGCCCACTAATGATTGTCAGGAGTCTCAGGTCCTCTTCAAGCCCCTTTTCTCCGGAAAATTTTCTGTCGACGCTGAGGGCACCAATCACCACATCCCCTGCCTTTATTGGGACGCAGATAAAGGAAAGTTCATCTTTGTCTCGTTCTTTTCTGCTCCTTGTCTTATTGAGAAACCTTGGGTCCTCACTGATTCTAGGCACTATTATGGGCTCGCCTGTAGCCACAACTGTGCCTGTTATACCCTCACCAAGTTTGTATCGCCCCCGCTGTTTTGCTTTATGAGTAAGCCCTTTTGCCGCTTCAATCTGAAGTTCCTGGGTCTTTGGGTTAAAAATGGTGATAGTACCCCGTTCCATGCCTGCTCTGTGTGCGAGGATGTCTAGGATATCCCTAAGGGCCTTTTTTATGTCTAATGTGCTGGATAGGGCCCTGGTAACCTCATACAGGCATGTAAGTTCACGTATGGCCTTTTCTGGGTCCTTTATTGGGTCCTGGCTAAAGATGTCTTGTTTATAATTTATTGTTTCTGCTAGCATAGAAGTAGATTTTGCAATATTTTTACAAAAATGTAAAGGACAGTTGTGTTGACATTCTAGTTGGGTATCCCCATAATAGAAGATTGAAGTTTGACTTAAGGTTAAATATGACATCTTTAAGAGGGGAATACCTCGATGACAAATCAGATTTTAGAATAAAAAAACAAAGATCTGTAACTTCTTTCAGGATGGGGTAGAGGCAATTAGGTTAAAGAAGCTCGTCTGTAATTGCTTACAACTTTTTAATAATGCCACATATCAAAAGCCCGTACAATAAAATGCATCGATTTCACAATCATAATGTAGTTAACTGTAAAAGGTGGGGATCTTTTGCCAAAATTTGAGATTTTTTCATAGGAGGTACGTAATGGAAGGAATAGGCATTAGCGTCATAGAACATCTGCTGATTCATCAAAAGGAATCACCCGCGGCAACTGGCCAATTCACTAGGCTATTAAGCGAGCTCATATTCTCTGCAAAGATAATTTCACGAGAGGTAAATAAGGCAGGCTTGGTTGATATTCTTGGGCTTACTGGCGACATAAACGTGCAGGGAGAGCAGGTCAGAAAACTAGATGATTTTGCAAATAAGGTCTTGATCTATAGGATGCAGAGGGCAGGAGTGCTCTGTGCTATGGCATCAGAAGAAAATGCAGACATTATAGAGGTACCTGATAATCTGCCAAAGGGAAACTACATACTTGTCTTCGATCCGTTAGATGGATCCTCCAATATTGACGCAAACGTAAATATAGGCACTATTTTTTCTATATATAGAAAAGTCTCTGATAGGTCTTATGTAACTTTAGAAGATTTTTTGAGGAAGGGTGCTGAGCAGGTGGCTGCAGGCTATTTTATATATGGCCCTAGCACCATGCTGGTTTATACCACTGGAAATGGGGTAAATGGGTTTACTCTAGATCCGTCAGTAGGAGAATTTCTGCTTTCACACCCAGATATTAAAATTCCTGAAGTGGGAAAGGTGTATTCCGTCAATGAGGCCTATACCTGTTATTGGGATGAACCCACAAAGCGAGTTGTAGAATACTTCAAGAGCCCAGACAATGAGAGGGGTAAGCCATATGGAGCTAGATATATTGGTTCTCTTGTAGCTGATTTCCATAGAAATCTATTATATGGCGGTATTTTTATGTATCCTGCAGACAAGCGTGATCCGGCAAAACCCAGGGGAAAGCTAAGGCTCCTTTGTGAAGCCGCTCCGTTGGCCTTTGTAGTAGAACAGGCAGGTGGGGCTGCCACCGATGGAAAAGATCGTATACTGGACATAAAGGCAACAGCACTCCATGAAAGAGTACCTCTTTTCATAGGTAGTAAGAAAGATGTTGAGAAGGCCACAGCGATTATGCAGGGAAAGGCATAAACTCAAACTATATGCTTTAAACTCTAAATAAAAGTCTTTTAAAACGGAAAATGAATGTTGTGTTAAAAATGAACAATGTAACCAATCATGTCGATAATAACATTCGTCAGCTAAAAGTATATAAAAAAATGTTTAAGGAGGAAAAATAGACTATGGTAAATGTCTTCAAGACATTTTTACTCCTGGCAGCACTGACAGCCCTTTTTATGTTTATAGGAGAGGCCCTAGGGGGCAGGACTGGAATGATTATGGCGCTTATGTTAGCCATGGTCATGAATTTTTTCGCCTACTGGTTTAGTGATAAAATGGCCCTTGCCATGAGTGGCGCAACACCAGTATCTGAGGCTGAGGCGCCAGAGTTACATCAAATGGTGGAAATCCTTTCTCAAAAGGCAGGCATCCCTAAACCAAAAGTATATATTATCCCACAGGAGACTCCTAATGCATTTGCAACAGGAAGAAATCCAAATCACGCTGCTGTTGCTGTAACAGCAGGGATAATGAGGATCCTCTCCAAGGAGGAGCTCATGGGAGTGCTGAGTCATGAGCTCGCTCACATAAAAAATAGGGATATCCTCATTAGCAGTATAGCGGCAGTACTTGCTGGTGCCATCAGTTATTTGGCAAATATGGCCCAGTGGGGACTGATGTTTGGCGGCCTTGGTGGAAGCGATGATGAAGATGGCAATCCGTTGGGCATTATTGGGGTCATAATTATGATGATACTTGCTCCAATTGCTGCAATGCTTATCCAGATGGCAATATCAAGGAGCAGAGAATATTTAGCAGATGCCACAGGAGCTAGGATACTTGGAGATCCTGTACCCCTTGCAAGTGCCCTCAAACGTCTAGAAGAATGGAACCACAGGCTTCCAATGGCAGTAAATCCAGCAACAGCTCAGATGTATATCGTAAATCCACTGAGATCTGGCAATATTATGCATCTGTTCAGCACTCATCCACCTATAGAAGAGCGCATAAAAAAGTTACTTTCCATGAAATAAGTCTTGAGTGGTAAACATTGTGTCTCCCTGGTTCGGGCTTGCCCTTATAGCTGCCCTTTCAACTGCAATTACAGATACAATTTTAAAGGGCGCTTTAAGCAAGCTCGAACCAGGGGAAATGGCGTTGGTGCGATTCTTGGCACCACTGCCATTGCTTTTGCCATCTATATTCCTGCAAGATATCCCAAGACTCGATTTCCGGTTCTGGCTCACCTTAACTAGTTTGGTCCCATTAGAGATACTCGCGATGCTCCTTTATATGAAGGCCCTCAGGATGTCTGAGATGTCTCTTAGCATCCCAATGCTCGCCTTTACTCCGAGTTTTATCGTTGTTACCGGTTGGCTCATACTGGGTGAGACGGTTAGTACAAGGGGATTTTGGGGGATTATGAGTACTGTTTTCGGGGCATATTTACTACATTTGACCCCTGGGAAATCAGGGCCTTTTGAGCCTTTTAGGGCGCTTTTAAATCATAAAGGCTCTAGGTATATGTTGGCGGTATCGCTTATTTACAGTGTGACTTCATGTTTGGGAAAGAGGGCAATATTGTATTCATCTCCCCTTTTTTTTGCCCCATTTTATTTTTCATTCCTGGGCATAATTGTTCCCCTATTTTTCTCCCTTTATTGGAATGAAAATGCTCTAAATAGATTGGGAGCTAAGTTTGTAAATGGCGGGATTAGGATGTGGGGTGCAGTTATAAGCATTGGAATCTTACAATCTATTATGGTATATTCCCATATGCTATCAATAAGTCTTTCAAATGCTGCCTATATGATAGCTGTGAAGAGAACGAGTCTACTATTTAGCATATTATTTGGCGCCATTTTTTTTAAGGAGGGCCCGCTTCTACCCCGGGGTATTGGTGGGATATTTATGCTTTTAGGAGTGTATTTGGTAGCGACTTCTAAGTAATGGAAAAATCATTATGAAGTGTGTCCTTATTGCCCCGCCATGGCCGTTATTTAATAGGCCTTCAATCCAGTTGGCCTGCCTTAGCGCATTTCTCAAGAGACACGTTCCAGAGATTGGCTGCGCGGTCTTTCATCCGTACTTAGAACTTTATCAAAAGATTGGGCTCAGGCTCTATGATGTTATTTCAGAGTCTAGCTGGATAAGCGAGGCCTTTGGTGGAATGTTGCTTGAACCAGGCCATGAGCAAAGCCAGATCTGGCTTATAAAAAAGAGCCTTGGGAGGCGCTCAAGGAGAAGGCTATTCAATTCTTCAAAAGAAATCCTCAAGGTGAGAGACTGTTTAAAGGAGACCCTAGATGTTTTTTTAGAAAGACATGATTGGTCTCAATATGATCTTTGTGGGATTACAGTGAGCCTTAATCAGCTTACCTCTGGGTTATATCTTGCAAGAGAGATTAAGGCACTTGCTCCAAGCATTAAGGTTGTTATTGGAGGGGCAGGTGTTCCAGAGGAAGTGGGACAAGAATTATTATCTCAATTTGAATTTATTGACTATATAGTAAGCGGTGAGGGAGAAAAGGGGCTTTTGGAGATTGTTGAGGGGATAAAGAAGGGCAAACCAGCTCAACGAGGAGTAATCCGTGGTGAGATAATTGAGGATTTAAATGAACTGCCAATACCAGACTTCACCCCCTATTTTGCCGAGTTGGCAACTCTTCGCCCCTCTTTACGGTTTTCTCCAGTCATACCCGTAGAATTTTCAAGGGGATGCTTTTGGGGGAGATGTTCATTTTGCAATCTAAATGTTCAGTGGAAGGGCTACAGGCGCAAGTCCTGGCAGAGGCTACTAAAAGAGGTGGACTTCCTTTCTAAGAGATATAAGACCTTAGATTTTGCATTCATGGACAATGCCCTTCCTCCAAAAGAGGCCAAGGAATTCTTTGATCAAGTTTCTTTATTGGGAAGAGATTTCAATTTCTTTGGGGAACTTAGGGCCTCTTTTTCGAGAAAAGATGCCCATTTGATGAAAAAGGCCGGTCTAAATATTGTACAGGTTGGAATTGAGGCACTGAGTAATAGTTTGTTGAAGCGCCTTAGGAAAGGAAGGACGGTAATGGACAATTTGGCCTCAATGCGGCATCTCCTTGAGGCAGGTATAGAATTACAGGGAAACCTTATAATGGACTTCCCCGGGACCTCTCAAGAAGAGGTCGAAGAGACCCTCAGCATTTTAAAGTATGCTAAGTATTTTAGGCCACTTAAGCCAGTATCCTTTTGGCTTGGCTACGGTAGCCCCGTGTTTAATGATCCAAAATCTTTTGGAATAAAGGCTAAAAGACCCCATCGGTTCTATTCTAGGATTTTCCCAGGTCGCACTTTTGATGTGACAATGGTGTGTGAATACAGCGGGACTCTAAAACAGGATAGAATGCTCTGGAAACAAGTTAGGGAATATATACAGGACTGGCAAAAATATTGGGTTGATGCATCGAAAAATGGTCCACCTCTAAGTTTTAGGGACGGAGGTGATTTTGTCCTAATCAGGCAGGTTATGTCACAGGGCCAGGTGCTTCACCATAGATTATCACAGGCCTCGAGGTCAATCTTCTTAGATACCCTTGAACCTATAGCCTTGGAAGAGCTCATCCAGCGTCATTCAGGGATTTCACCAGAGAAGATCCTGTCCTTTTTAAAGGAACTTCAACAAAAGGAACTGATATATTGTGATGGAAATAAAGTGCTCGGATTGCCCGTACGAATAAGGGAAAAATGGTAACTTTTGAGTTAAAATCCTAAGTAGAGACCAAAATGCTTATTTGGATTCATTCTTTCATTTTTGGCTGTTACCTATGGTCTCCAAGAGGCTGAGTTGTTACGAAAAATGCCTTTGAAAATAGTCATACGGAGAATACATGGATGGCAAAAGATTGTATGAATTCTGCATGGTTTAAAGAACATAGGGACTTTTTTGTAACCAGAGTCGTCCAAGACTTTCTCAAGTCCTATGCTTATTTGGCGAGTCTTGAAGATGCCTTTTTTCAAAAGGAACCTCTTTTTAGACAGCTCAATGAGCTTGTTGGGAATCAAGAGGAAAAAGGGATATTGTGGCGTCTTAAAGACAGGTGTCATCAATTGTGGAGAGATATTGATCCAGATGTTGACCCAGATGCCTTCTTTTTTGATTGGATGGTAGGCACGCTCTTTCACGAGGCAATGAAATTAAAAGAAAACGCCTATATGTTGGAACGATATGCACCATCTTATGAGATAGCTCTCATGAAGGTACCAGATGATTCCAATAGCAGAAAATATAAGCGATTTTTTGAGGAGACCCTTCAAGATATGGATCGAGGCATGGAGAGGATTAGATGCCTATATAAAAATGCCGCTCAAAGACTCCTACATTTGATAAAGAGAGAGCGTGAAAATGGGATATTAATTCGAATGCTGTTGGAAGACATAGAGCGCGCCCAGAAATTTCTCATGGAAAAAGGCGATTGTCTCCTGTCTTGGCTATTTCCAGAAGGTATACACCTTGCTTATCTAATTGCAGGAGAAAGTTACCTTGAAGGGGGATGGTACGTGGAGGCACGTATGTCTTTTGAGGAAGTCTTAAAGATCGCCCCCGATTGTTATGAGGCAAAAAAGGGGCTACAACTGCTGGAAAAACGATTAAAAGAAATGGCCCTATATGGAGCAGGTTATTTGGTAAAAGATAGGGTCAAACTAGTATCTTGTACTAGCTCATAACCTTGTCTGATGAGATTATAGCCTTGGCAAGGTCTCTAAGCTTTATGCGTTGGCGCCTGCTCTCCTTTTGCATCATGCTTAAGGCTTCCTCTTCGCTTATATTTAACCTTTTCATGAGGATACCTTTTGCCCTTTCAACCACCTTTCGAGATTCCAGTTCCTGAGACAGATTTTCAACTACGCCTTCAAGGGCATTGATCCTTTGGGCAGCAGAATATGCGAGTTCTACAGCAGGCACGAGATCATCCAAATGAACTGGTTTTACCAGATATCCCAGTACTCCACTTTCCTTGGCCTTTTCTACAAGTTTCTGATCTGCATAGGCGGTTACAAGAACGATGGGAATATACCCTTTTCGATTATTCTGATTTATCCTTCTAGCAGCCTCAAGCCCATCCATTCTGGGCATCTTGATGTCCATGAGGATGAGGTCAGGTGTGGTCTTGATTGCAAGGTCCATGGCTTGGATACCATCATGGGCCAAACCTACAATCCTGTAGCCAGCTTTTTCGAGGATGAGCTGAAAACCTTTGGCAACAGCAACATCGTCTTCAGCTATGAGAATATTGATTCCTTTGGATGACAAAGGGACACCTAGTGAACCATCCACCTTTACCCACCACACAAAAAAAACTGGCTGGGGGACTAGGATTCGAACCTAGATAAGCAGATCCAGAGTCTGCTGTCCTGCCGTTAGACGATCCCCCAGCAACGCCTCAATAGTAAAATAGGTTTTTGAAAAGTCAAGGGTGGCGATAGGATCAATTTGAGGTTTCTGTTCTAAACAGAAATTTTAACCATTTCCCTCTCTGGAACTGGCCAGAGAGGGAAATGTACGTGTTTATCCGTTTGGATTTTTGGCTAATCTAAAATGGGGAATTTCAGTGTTATTGGATTATAAAACTCGAATATCCCACAACCTGCCTGTAGTCACCTGTGATGTCACCACTGGTTGCATATTTGATGAGCCTGGCCTTTGTGGCTCCAAGGCCCATGGCAGCTACAAGGGTTACCACTGTTGGGATAAATCCACACATGGTAATTTGGTTTAATAATACCGTATTATATAGACCTTCAGGATCCATGGAAAGAATGCGTTCTATGGCCAGGCGGTCTTTTTCGTTGGCTACATCACCGGATTCGTAGTGGGTCATGTCAGTACTTGCCACAATGAGCACATCGAGGTCTGTCTCTGAAACGGCTCGACTGATAGCTTCTCCGAGCCTTCTGGATTCTTCGAATGAAAGACGAGAAAGGCAGATGGGGCAAATCTTTAAGTCATTTTGTTTGTACTGCAGGAATGGCACCTGGACTTCAAGGGAGTGTTCATAGAGGTGTGCCTCTACGTCTTCTTCAGCTTCAGGATAATATTCAAGTATTCGTTTTGCCAACGGAGAATCGATTGCAACATCTCCCATGGGCATTTGCCATATACCTTCTGACATGACAGAAATAGGCGCACCAAAGCCTGTATGATTGGGTCCAAGAATGATACAAGTAGGAGGAATCCTGATTTTTGAGAAAACGGCTCCTGCTACATGTCCTGAATACATATATCCAGCATGAGGTGATATGACTGCCACGGCCTTTTCATTGCCACTTTGATCTCCCATGAGTTTACCGATTTCATAGTGAAGCCTATCAGGATCTCCAGGATAAAATTGGTCTGCAACAGCGGGTCTTCTTAAAATCATTTCAAAGCCCCCTTCTTAAAGTATACGTGTACATCCCTTTGGGGGAAGGGTATTATAATGCCTTTTTCATTAAAAAGCTTATAAATACTTTTTAACATGTCGTGTAGGGCAAGGCCTTTTTCAGCAGGCCTCCTAACCCAACAGAGCAGCTCAAGGTCAATTGATGAGTTGGAAAATTTCCTTATTCTCACGCGAGGTGCAGGGTCTTTTGAGACCATTGGATGGGAATTTGCCAGGTCAAGGAGGAGTTTTTCTACTTGATCGAGGTCTGACCCATATGCCACCCCAACAGGTACCCTCAATCTAAATCTAGGTTCTGGTGCACTTTCATTGGTGATTTTGGCATTGGCAAGTATTGAATTTGGAATGGTGATCATCACATCATCTCGTGTTTTTATCTTGGTAGAACGTATCCCAATATCTACAACTTCACCCCGTTCCCCAGAATCCAGTATTATGTAATCTCCAACTTTAAAACTTTTATCTGCAAATATACTGATCCCACCAAAAAAATTGGCTAGCGTATCTTTTGCTGCCAGAGCCACAGCAATACCTGCTATTCCTGCAGAGGCAAAAAGGGGTGTGAGATTTACCTTCCAGAGGGAGAGAACAAAAAAGATGCCTAAGGCAATTAGACTGATTTTGGTAATATTTTTTAAAAGAAAGAAGATATTTTGTCCGAATTTTTCTCCTCTGTGGATCTTTTCAGAACTTTTTTGGATTGCCCAAGTTGCTATCTTGAAAGAGGTAATCCACCAGACTAGAGCGAGAATGGTTTGAAGGGACTTTAGAATAATCTCATTCCAAGGTTCCTTAAGGTCTATATAAAGTCTCGCGTGGAGGCAGCCAATTATAAATACTGTCCATATGATCGGGGCATGTAAAAAACACAGTAGTTCGTCATCATATGTGTATTTTGTCTTTTTTACCAGACGATTTAATATCTTAGTGAGGATAAGATCTACAATCTTTGCGCCTATTGAATAGAGGACGACGATGACAAGGGCCTTAAGCCCTGGAATAGAAATAATATACTGAAGCCACTCAGCTTTTCCCATTAAGATTTACCCCTATCTTGGCTCTTCGAATGGCCCTTCTTCTTTCTTCAGAAAGAAGCATTTGCACTGTAGTGCCAGTACCATACTGGGAGTCAATAATTATGTCCCCTAAAAGTTCATCTATTATTCTTTTGGAAATAGTGAGTCCCATTCCAATGTGTCCTGTTTTTGTCGTATAGAATGGGTCAAAAACCTTTGGAAGGGCCTTTGGGCATATACCCATGCCATTGTCTTTGATTATTATGCTGCATGAAAAACCATCTGTATCTGTAGACGATATCCCCACCTCAATTTTGTCTTTTTTATCCAATTGATTGTAGGATTCACAGGCGTTTTCAACAACGGGGACTACGGCCTTAGGTAGTAATTCCTCATCAACAAGTGCCTTTTTATTAAAGTATACTTCAGAAATATGCCAATTAACTCCCGTAGAAAATTTCTGTGCAGTTTCTTCAACTGGCTCTTTGATGCAGTTGACAACGTCGTTAACAGTCACATGCCTTGGTTTTGGACGTGGAAGTCTGATGAACTCTGTGAGTTTAGAGAGAAGGAGCTCTAGTTTTGAACATTCATGTAAGATAATATCTACATATTTTTTCTGTTTTTTTTCACCCAATGAACTGATGCGTCTAGCAAAGCCTCCAATGGATAGGATAGGATTTCTTATCTGATGGCTTATATCCTCGAGCATTCGTCCCCAAAATATGAGTCGTTCATTCCTTTTTAAAATTTTTTCAACATTTTTGAGATTCGTAATGTCGTGTATTGTGAATACCAATCCCTGTTTATCCTCAATAGGACAGATACTTGTTGAAACGAAAGCAAAAAAACGTCTTCCAGCAAGATCCCTCAATAGGGCCTCTCCCTCAAATTCTCCATAACTCTTGGTAATTTCCAAAATATTTGGCAAGAAAACTTCATGGTCTTCTGGCAAGAACAGAGATTTGATTGGTAGTCCTTCAAGGGCCTCATGTTGGTATCTTACGCTACAGTGGTAGTCTCTGTGATCGGTTACCTTTTTTGTATTCACTTGGGGGCAGAAGATCTCTTTGGCCTTAGTATTGGATAAAATTATGTTCCCTTCATGGTCCACTATCAATATGGCACAATTGATGCTTTCAAGGAGCTTTGCCACAAAATCTGGGTTCATTGACAATACTCCATGAATAAATGCCCCCCCTTTATTGTTATTACCCAATTTTGGGGGCAAAGAATAGTGGTATAATCATCTAGGATGAGGGCAGGTCCCTTCACTGTCATTCCTTCCCTAAGTTTTGATCTTGAGAGACAAGGTGTTAAATAACTGCCCTCTTCAAACTGTATGGGGACTTTGTCAATGTATTCTTCAGAGGATAGGCCCATAAAAGAGGAATAGAAGGTACTATTCCAGCTCTCTCCTTCCTCGGAGTGGAAAGTAAGCTGAACTCTGAGATTTGTCACTTCAATTTCTTGCTCTTCCATGGAGTAGCCATATAGGCGCTCGTGTGTTGCGTGGAAACGTTCTACCCAATCATCATCATATAAAACTGGTATCTCATGGGATTGCCCCCTATACCTTGCTTCAATTATGGCTTTTTCATCAATATTTTTTATATAATCTCCGGCAGCCCCATTTAGACCTGATGAATCCATGAATTCTTTTAAGAGCCTATTTTTTAATGTAGATAGGGCCTCTTTTATAATTTTTTTATTAAATTGGGCCTTTTTCAAGAGAAGAGTGGTCTCTCTTTCCATTGTAATAGATGAGTTGGCCATCCCCATGGCTGAAAATACCCCACCAAATGCAGGGAACAACACTTTTTTGATACCAAGTTCTTGGGCAATATGGGCTGCATGAAGTCCACCAGCGCCACCAAAAGTCACTAGAGTAAAGTCTCTTGGGTCATAGCCCCTTTCTACTGATATGCTTCTGATGGCTTGGATCATGTTGGTATTTACTATTCGTATAATACCCAAGGCAGTTTCTAGAGGGCTCAGGCCAATTTTTTTTGCAAGTGCTGAAAGCCTTGGATTTATACGGTCTTTAAAGAGCTTCATCCGTCCGCCTAAAAAGGCCTCTGGTCTGAGCCTCCCGAGGAAGCAATTTGCGTCAGTTACGGTTATCTGTTCACCTTTCCCGTAACAGACGGGCCCTGGGTTCGCACCTGCGCTTTGAGGACCTACTTTAAGGATTCCTCCTTTGTCAATCCAGGCAATAGAGCCGCCTCCTGCTCCCACTGTATGAATATCGATCAAAGGGACAGAGACCGGATAACCTTCAATGGAATATGATCGTGTATAATTAAGTTCTCCAGGGCAAATGGAGCAGTCAGTGGAGGTTCCACCCATGTCAAAGGTGATGATATCTTTTAGACCTAGGGCCTTTGAAAGGGCCCAGGCCCCTTGTACTCCTCCTGCTGGTCCAGACAGTAGTGTCTGGATAGCATAGTCTTCTATAAAAGAAGCAGGCCCAGCGCCCCCGTTTGATTGCTGGATGAGGACAGATGCACCTTTTAAGTAGTTCTTAAGCCTTTTTACATATCCTCCTACAACTGGTCCAATATAGGCATTTATTAAGGTAGTAGTAAGGCGTTCGTATTCCCTAAACATTGGGAGGACTTTTGAGCTGATGGAGCAATGTAGTCCACTTTCTGAAAGGGCAGATAGAATCAGTCTTTCGTGGGAGTCGTTTGCATATGAGTGAAGAAAAGAACACGCCACACTTTCGGCCCCTTTGTCCCTTATAAATTTTAGGGCCCTTTTAATCTCTTTTGTTTCCAACGGAATTAGAGGTGTCCCTTCCCAGGTCATGCGTTCGTTTAGTCCCAATATATGGTCTCTGGGAATAATGGGCCTCTTTGGTTGGAGAAAAAGGTCGTATAATTTT
It encodes the following:
- the nifA gene encoding nif-specific transcriptional activator NifA, translated to MLAETINYKQDIFSQDPIKDPEKAIRELTCLYEVTRALSSTLDIKKALRDILDILAHRAGMERGTITIFNPKTQELQIEAAKGLTHKAKQRGRYKLGEGITGTVVATGEPIIVPRISEDPRFLNKTRSRKERDKDELSFICVPIKAGDVVIGALSVDRKFSGEKGLEEDLRLLTIISGLIAQSVKKLQEANYERENLLEENRQLKIALKERYSFGKLIGKSTRMQEVFEMAHRVSQSNATVLLRGESGTGKSMIAKAIHYNSPRAKGPFVTVNCSALPESLVESELFGHERGAFTGAIQTKKGRFEQAHKGTIFLDEIGELPHSVQVKLLNVIQDREFQRVGGQKSIKCDVRIIAATNKDLERALEQGQFREDLYYRLNVFPIYIPPLRERKTDILLLAEHFLEKFASENNKKIKRISTSAIDLLIQYHWPGNIRELENCIERAVLICDEDTIRSHHLPPTIMTLSSEQQRDKKNTSLKKRVEDFEKELILDALREAKGNQSKAAKILGTTLRIINYKVQKYGIDPSAFKPIRKEV
- the fbp gene encoding class 1 fructose-bisphosphatase, producing the protein MEGIGISVIEHLLIHQKESPAATGQFTRLLSELIFSAKIISREVNKAGLVDILGLTGDINVQGEQVRKLDDFANKVLIYRMQRAGVLCAMASEENADIIEVPDNLPKGNYILVFDPLDGSSNIDANVNIGTIFSIYRKVSDRSYVTLEDFLRKGAEQVAAGYFIYGPSTMLVYTTGNGVNGFTLDPSVGEFLLSHPDIKIPEVGKVYSVNEAYTCYWDEPTKRVVEYFKSPDNERGKPYGARYIGSLVADFHRNLLYGGIFMYPADKRDPAKPRGKLRLLCEAAPLAFVVEQAGGAATDGKDRILDIKATALHERVPLFIGSKKDVEKATAIMQGKA
- the htpX gene encoding zinc metalloprotease HtpX — its product is MVNVFKTFLLLAALTALFMFIGEALGGRTGMIMALMLAMVMNFFAYWFSDKMALAMSGATPVSEAEAPELHQMVEILSQKAGIPKPKVYIIPQETPNAFATGRNPNHAAVAVTAGIMRILSKEELMGVLSHELAHIKNRDILISSIAAVLAGAISYLANMAQWGLMFGGLGGSDDEDGNPLGIIGVIIMMILAPIAAMLIQMAISRSREYLADATGARILGDPVPLASALKRLEEWNHRLPMAVNPATAQMYIVNPLRSGNIMHLFSTHPPIEERIKKLLSMK
- a CDS encoding DMT family transporter; protein product: MVNIVSPWFGLALIAALSTAITDTILKGALSKLEPGEMALVRFLAPLPLLLPSIFLQDIPRLDFRFWLTLTSLVPLEILAMLLYMKALRMSEMSLSIPMLAFTPSFIVVTGWLILGETVSTRGFWGIMSTVFGAYLLHLTPGKSGPFEPFRALLNHKGSRYMLAVSLIYSVTSCLGKRAILYSSPLFFAPFYFSFLGIIVPLFFSLYWNENALNRLGAKFVNGGIRMWGAVISIGILQSIMVYSHMLSISLSNAAYMIAVKRTSLLFSILFGAIFFKEGPLLPRGIGGIFMLLGVYLVATSK
- a CDS encoding RiPP maturation radical SAM C-methyltransferase, with amino-acid sequence MKCVLIAPPWPLFNRPSIQLACLSAFLKRHVPEIGCAVFHPYLELYQKIGLRLYDVISESSWISEAFGGMLLEPGHEQSQIWLIKKSLGRRSRRRLFNSSKEILKVRDCLKETLDVFLERHDWSQYDLCGITVSLNQLTSGLYLAREIKALAPSIKVVIGGAGVPEEVGQELLSQFEFIDYIVSGEGEKGLLEIVEGIKKGKPAQRGVIRGEIIEDLNELPIPDFTPYFAELATLRPSLRFSPVIPVEFSRGCFWGRCSFCNLNVQWKGYRRKSWQRLLKEVDFLSKRYKTLDFAFMDNALPPKEAKEFFDQVSLLGRDFNFFGELRASFSRKDAHLMKKAGLNIVQVGIEALSNSLLKRLRKGRTVMDNLASMRHLLEAGIELQGNLIMDFPGTSQEEVEETLSILKYAKYFRPLKPVSFWLGYGSPVFNDPKSFGIKAKRPHRFYSRIFPGRTFDVTMVCEYSGTLKQDRMLWKQVREYIQDWQKYWVDASKNGPPLSFRDGGDFVLIRQVMSQGQVLHHRLSQASRSIFLDTLEPIALEELIQRHSGISPEKILSFLKELQQKELIYCDGNKVLGLPVRIREKW
- a CDS encoding ANTAR domain-containing response regulator, whose product is MDGSLGVPLSSKGINILIAEDDVAVAKGFQLILEKAGYRIVGLAHDGIQAMDLAIKTTPDLILMDIKMPRMDGLEAARRINQNNRKGYIPIVLVTAYADQKLVEKAKESGVLGYLVKPVHLDDLVPAVELAYSAAQRINALEGVVENLSQELESRKVVERAKGILMKRLNISEEEALSMMQKESRRQRIKLRDLAKAIISSDKVMS
- the amrB gene encoding AmmeMemoRadiSam system protein B, whose product is MILRRPAVADQFYPGDPDRLHYEIGKLMGDQSGNEKAVAVISPHAGYMYSGHVAGAVFSKIRIPPTCIILGPNHTGFGAPISVMSEGIWQMPMGDVAIDSPLAKRILEYYPEAEEDVEAHLYEHSLEVQVPFLQYKQNDLKICPICLSRLSFEESRRLGEAISRAVSETDLDVLIVASTDMTHYESGDVANEKDRLAIERILSMDPEGLYNTVLLNQITMCGFIPTVVTLVAAMGLGATKARLIKYATSGDITGDYRQVVGYSSFIIQ
- a CDS encoding mechanosensitive ion channel family protein, with protein sequence MGKAEWLQYIISIPGLKALVIVVLYSIGAKIVDLILTKILNRLVKKTKYTYDDELLCFLHAPIIWTVFIIGCLHARLYIDLKEPWNEIILKSLQTILALVWWITSFKIATWAIQKSSEKIHRGEKFGQNIFFLLKNITKISLIALGIFFVLSLWKVNLTPLFASAGIAGIAVALAAKDTLANFFGGISIFADKSFKVGDYIILDSGERGEVVDIGIRSTKIKTRDDVMITIPNSILANAKITNESAPEPRFRLRVPVGVAYGSDLDQVEKLLLDLANSHPMVSKDPAPRVRIRKFSNSSIDLELLCWVRRPAEKGLALHDMLKSIYKLFNEKGIIIPFPQRDVHVYFKKGALK